The Microcaecilia unicolor chromosome 13, aMicUni1.1, whole genome shotgun sequence genome has a window encoding:
- the LOC115456701 gene encoding somatostatin-1B-like translates to MQLVASVVSILLLVCSMRAASPQEELILSSASTRELNATRKDMILKVLRRWLQNMDSSFMAAEAKVEALATESKEAVQNKVEERSNSKPLTLLPQRKSKALCRNFFWKTYTSC, encoded by the exons ATGCAGCTTGTGGCTAGTGTGGTGTCAATCCTGCTGTTGGTGTGCAGTATGAGAGCAGCTAGCCCCCAGGAGGAGCTGATACTCAGTTCGGCCAGCACCAGG GAACTGAATGCTACCAGGAAGGACATGATCCTGAAGGTCCTCCGAAGGTGGCTGCAGAACATGGACAGTAGCTTCATGGCGGCAGAGGCTAAAGTTGAAGCTCTGGCTACTGAGTCTAAGGAGGCTGTACAGAACAAAGTGGAGGAAAGGTCCAACAGTAAGCCCTTAACTCTGCTACCACAGAGAAAAAGTAAAGCACTTTGTAGAAACTTCTTCTGGAAAACCTATACTTCCTGCTAA